Proteins encoded in a region of the Mycolicibacterium chitae genome:
- the htrA gene encoding serine protease HtrA — protein MSPNQDSAPGSSGPRLAPRPVSRPPVDDASRRAFGRPAGVSGSFVEEHLRSKKFREDDEFAPRDLPPDPVLAEAFGRPFAGADSLQRHPIDAGALDGQNGEAEAPDDPWRDPAAPAALGSPAVERQAYQPVAADTKQLGVRDVLFGGRVSYRALAVLAALALVIGLVGGWFGRKTAEVVEAFTTSKVTLETSSGGGEEPAGRFAEVARSVADSVVTIEAVSDQSGSQGSGVVIDGRGYIVTNNHVISEAASNPAQYKMTVVFNDGKEVPANLVGRDPKTDLAVIKVDNVDNLTVARLGDSEKVQVGEEVIAAGAPLGLRSTVTHGIISALDRPVPLSGDGSDTDTVIDAIQTDASINHGNSGGPLINMNAEVIGINTAGKSLSDSASGLGFAIPVNEVKLTAEALIEDGRIAHPTLGLSARSVSNDLASGAQVANVKAGSPAERAGILENDVVIRVADRKVDDADEMIVAVRKLKIGEEAEIEVVRDGRNVVLRVTPQPDN, from the coding sequence TTGAGCCCTAACCAAGACTCCGCGCCGGGGTCCAGCGGTCCGCGCCTGGCGCCGCGTCCCGTATCCCGACCGCCCGTCGACGACGCCTCCCGCCGTGCCTTCGGCCGGCCCGCGGGTGTTTCCGGGTCCTTCGTCGAGGAGCATCTGCGGTCCAAGAAGTTCCGCGAGGACGACGAGTTCGCGCCGCGCGACCTGCCGCCCGATCCCGTGCTGGCCGAGGCCTTCGGGCGCCCCTTCGCCGGCGCCGACTCCCTGCAGCGGCATCCGATCGACGCCGGGGCCCTCGACGGCCAGAACGGCGAGGCCGAGGCCCCCGACGACCCGTGGCGCGACCCGGCGGCCCCCGCGGCCCTGGGCAGCCCCGCCGTCGAGCGGCAGGCCTATCAGCCCGTCGCGGCCGACACCAAGCAACTCGGGGTCCGCGACGTGTTGTTCGGCGGCCGCGTCTCCTACCGCGCGCTGGCCGTCCTGGCGGCCCTGGCGTTGGTGATCGGCCTGGTCGGTGGCTGGTTCGGCCGTAAGACCGCCGAGGTCGTGGAGGCGTTCACCACCTCGAAGGTCACGCTGGAGACCAGCAGCGGCGGCGGCGAGGAACCGGCCGGCCGCTTCGCCGAGGTGGCCCGCTCGGTGGCCGACTCCGTCGTCACCATCGAAGCGGTCAGCGACCAGTCCGGCTCGCAGGGCTCGGGGGTCGTCATCGACGGCCGCGGCTACATCGTCACCAACAACCACGTCATCTCCGAGGCCGCCAGCAACCCGGCGCAGTACAAGATGACCGTCGTGTTCAACGACGGCAAGGAGGTGCCGGCCAATCTCGTCGGCCGGGACCCCAAGACCGACCTCGCCGTCATCAAGGTCGACAACGTCGACAACCTCACGGTGGCCCGGCTGGGCGACTCGGAGAAGGTCCAGGTCGGCGAGGAAGTCATCGCCGCCGGCGCCCCGCTGGGCCTGCGCAGCACCGTCACCCACGGCATCATCAGCGCGCTGGACCGGCCGGTCCCGCTGTCCGGCGACGGCTCGGACACCGACACTGTCATCGACGCCATCCAGACCGACGCCTCGATCAACCACGGCAACTCCGGTGGTCCGCTGATCAACATGAACGCCGAGGTCATCGGCATCAACACCGCCGGCAAGTCGCTGTCCGACAGCGCCAGCGGCCTGGGCTTCGCCATTCCGGTCAACGAGGTGAAACTGACCGCCGAGGCGTTGATCGAGGACGGCAGGATCGCGCACCCCACGCTGGGCCTGAGCGCCCGGTCGGTGAGCAACGACCTCGCCTCCGGGGCGCAGGTGGCCAACGTCAAGGCCGGCAGCCCCGCGGAGCGGGCCGGGATCCTCGAGAACGACGTGGTGATCCGGGTGGCCGACCGCAAGGTCGACGACGCCGACGAGATGATCGTCGCGGTACGCAAGCTCAAGATCGGCGAGGAAGCCGAGATCGAGGTGGTCCGCGACGGCCGCAACGTCGTCCTACGGGTGACCCCGCAACCGGACAACTGA
- the tatB gene encoding Sec-independent protein translocase protein TatB, which produces MFANVGWAEMLVLVVIGLVVLGPERLPGAIRWTGTALRQARDYVSGATSQLREDFGPEFEEFREPLSELNKLRGMTPRAAITKHLLDGDDSIFTGKFDGSEPRPQPQPPSVEPSTPAPQRPTKFDPDAT; this is translated from the coding sequence ATGTTCGCCAACGTCGGTTGGGCCGAGATGCTGGTGCTGGTGGTCATCGGCCTGGTGGTGCTCGGGCCCGAGCGGCTGCCCGGCGCCATCCGCTGGACGGGCACCGCGCTGCGGCAGGCCCGCGACTACGTCTCCGGTGCCACCAGCCAACTGCGCGAGGACTTCGGCCCGGAGTTCGAGGAATTCCGCGAGCCGCTGAGCGAACTGAACAAGCTGCGCGGGATGACGCCGCGCGCCGCGATCACCAAACACCTTCTCGACGGCGACGATTCGATCTTCACCGGCAAGTTCGACGGGTCCGAGCCGCGACCGCAACCGCAACCGCCGAGCGTGGAGCCGTCGACCCCGGCGCCGCAGCGACCGACCAAGTTCGACCCCGACGCCACCTGA
- the rseA gene encoding anti-sigma E factor RseA: MIERGHLFRRAFSWLPAQFASQSDTPVGAPRQFGSTEHLSIEAVAAFVDGELRMNAHLRAAHHLSLCAQCAAEVEAQQQTRETLRESSCPISMPSTLFSALSQIPNAPLTPPDDAVGPLDEHLADDRTRGWRRRR, from the coding sequence ATGATCGAGCGTGGACATTTGTTCCGCCGAGCCTTCTCTTGGCTACCCGCCCAGTTCGCCTCGCAGAGCGACACGCCCGTCGGCGCGCCGCGACAGTTCGGTTCCACCGAGCATCTGTCGATCGAGGCCGTGGCCGCCTTCGTCGACGGCGAGCTGCGGATGAACGCCCACCTGCGTGCCGCCCACCACCTGTCGCTGTGCGCCCAGTGCGCCGCCGAGGTCGAGGCGCAGCAGCAGACGCGCGAGACGCTGCGCGAGTCGTCCTGCCCGATCAGCATGCCGAGCACCTTGTTCTCCGCGTTGTCGCAGATCCCGAACGCCCCGCTGACGCCCCCGGACGACGCCGTGGGCCCACTCGACGAGCACTTGGCTGACGACCGGACCCGCGGCTGGCGCCGCCGCCGGTAG